In Nitrospiria bacterium, the DNA window TTGAGTATCGGACGACACCAAAAATCTGTGCTATAATTTGAGAGAACGAGAGGGTTCGGTGATGTCGAAACCGGTTCCCCATAACCACCCCTTGAGACAACTCCTCACGGATCTCACGGAGCGGACATTTTCTCAGAAATTGCGATGGCCTGATCCGCCGGTTGTTCATTACGTCTCCAATTTATTGCTTGATTTTACTCATGTCGATCATCTCTACCGGATTCGAAACGCGAAAGGGAAACGCTTAGAGGAAGTGGCCGGAATGCTGCTTGAAGCCGACCTGTTGTTGAATGCCGGTTCGTTTGAACGGGAACGGGAAGTCCATCGGCATATCGGCGATTTTACACTTTTCATGGTCGGAATATTTCCGGAATTTCTTAAACGGATAAAGATCCGTCAATGGATTCACCAGCCGGATTTTCTGATCGACTATATCAAGGTCGGTAAACATTCCTACCGCAACGTTTCCGAATTCAATTACGGTGAATATAAACAGTTTGTTCCGCTTTTCCGGAAACTTTCGGACAATTTTGAATTGTGCGTTATCGGATTAGGTTATATCAAAGCCGCACTGGATCATCTTCAAAATTCGGAATATCGGCAGGTTAAAAACAATCTGATGAATTGAACGGCCGAACGATCCCGTCGACACTTCGGGTTGACGGATTTTCCCAAACGGACAAAATTTATCCTGGACACCATCGCAGAGTGGTGTCTTTTCATTTTCAGCGAAACCCTCGAAAGGCGGTTTCCCAATGGCAGGAGAGTCAAAGAGTCATCTGACGGTCCGGATTTATTATGAAGATACCGATTGCGGCGGTGTGGTTTATTATGCCAACTACTTGCGGTATTTGGAACGGGCCAGGACCGAACATCTCCGTGAGCGGGGGATCGAGCTTGGACCGTGGGCCGAGAAAGGGCTCTACTTCGTTGTCACCCGCGTGGAGATCGACTACAAATCCCCGGCCTGCTATTCCGACCTGCTGAATATTGAAACGTTCGTGAGGGATGTTTCCAAGGCCAGCCTCACTTTTTCCCATACCGTTCGAAATCAAAACAGCCGTCTGACGGCTGAATCGATCGTGGTCTTGGCCTGCGTCTCAAACGGGCGTCCACGACGAATCCCGGAAGAAATCGTTTCCGCAATCTGACGTCAAACGAAGTCCGTCTCGCATCCGGCGATTGGAAGATCGGCCGCATTCCGAGGCCAGGCGGTTACTTGGCGAGTATACAAGCCGCTAAGTGTCCGGCACGAATCTGGACCAGCGGCGGGTCTTCTTTGAGACAGTCCGGTATCCGTTTCGGGCATCTCGAATAGAACCGACATCCCTGAGGAAGGTTCACCGGGCTTGGGAGGTCGCCATCGAGAAGGATCCGGTTGCGTTTCACTTTCGGATCCGGAACGGGGATGGCGGCCAAAAGAGCTTCGGTGTACGGGTGAAGCGGTTGCCGGTAAAGATCCGCCGCCGGGGCCCATTCGACGATTCGTCCCAGATACATGACGGCCACCCGATCGCTGATATGCCGGACCATGTTCAGATCGTGTGCGATGAAGATCATGGAGAGCGCGTACTCTTGCTGAATGTCCTCAAGCAGGTTGATGACCTGGGCTTGGATGGAAACATCCAGAGATGAAACCGGCTCATCCGCCACGATGAGTTTGGGATTCAGGGCCAGGGCGCGGGCCACGCCGATCCGCTGACGTTGTCCGCCGCTGAATTCATGGGGATAGCGGTTGACGACATCCGGATCCAAACCGACCTTTCCGAGAAGCTGGCGCACACGGTCCCGCCGCTCCCGGCGGGTTCCGATTCCGTGGATGATCAGAGGCTCTTCGAGGGCGGCGCCGATGGTCATGCGGGGGTTAAGAGAGGCGTAAGGGTCCTGAAAAATGATCTGTATCTCGCGACGCAGGCGACGCATCCGTCGGCCGTCGGCTTCAAAAATATTTTCGCCCTGATAGCGGACTTCACCCGATGTCGGTTCCAGCAGTCTTAATATCAATCGACCGGTGGTTGACTTTCCACAGCCGCTTTCGCCCACCAGTCCTAGAATTTCCCCGCGCCGGAGATCAAAACTGACATCGTCCACGGCATGAACCCGAAGTCGGGACCGGCCCCAAAGGCCTTCGCGGATCGGGAAATATTTTTTAAGATTCCGGACCGAGAGCAGGGCGGTTTCGGACGATCCGGTTATGATGGAATCGCCTCTGGCCGGTGGGCCCGCGTCCTTCATGCCGTTTCTCCGAAGGCGACCCAGCAACGGACCCGGTGGCCGGGATGAACTTCCTTCAACGGAGGTTCCTCCTGTCCACAGCGGGGAATGGCGACGCCGCATCGGGGAGAAAATTTACAACCCGGCAATTGGTCTATCCATTTGGGAACGGTTCCGGGAATGGCTCGAAGGCGCTCTCCTCGTCCGCCGGTCTTGTCGAATCGCGGAAGAGACGCCAGAAGCCCCTGAGTGTAAGGATGAAGGGGCCGTGCAAACAGTTCCGCGGTGTCGGCCTCTTCGACGATGCGGCCGGCATACATGATGGCCACCTCATGAGCCACTTCGGCAATCACGCCGAGGTCGTGCGAAATCAGGACCAGGGACATGCCGAGCCGCTCGCGCAGTTCCTCCAGAAGGACCAAAATCTGCG includes these proteins:
- a CDS encoding YbgC/FadM family acyl-CoA thioesterase gives rise to the protein MAGESKSHLTVRIYYEDTDCGGVVYYANYLRYLERARTEHLRERGIELGPWAEKGLYFVVTRVEIDYKSPACYSDLLNIETFVRDVSKASLTFSHTVRNQNSRLTAESIVVLACVSNGRPRRIPEEIVSAI
- a CDS encoding ABC transporter ATP-binding protein, whose translation is MKDAGPPARGDSIITGSSETALLSVRNLKKYFPIREGLWGRSRLRVHAVDDVSFDLRRGEILGLVGESGCGKSTTGRLILRLLEPTSGEVRYQGENIFEADGRRMRRLRREIQIIFQDPYASLNPRMTIGAALEEPLIIHGIGTRRERRDRVRQLLGKVGLDPDVVNRYPHEFSGGQRQRIGVARALALNPKLIVADEPVSSLDVSIQAQVINLLEDIQQEYALSMIFIAHDLNMVRHISDRVAVMYLGRIVEWAPAADLYRQPLHPYTEALLAAIPVPDPKVKRNRILLDGDLPSPVNLPQGCRFYSRCPKRIPDCLKEDPPLVQIRAGHLAACILAK